Genomic DNA from Rana temporaria chromosome 1, aRanTem1.1, whole genome shotgun sequence:
aaatatatatatataattctgtcCACCCAGTCCTGAAATGTGCTGCCGCACAGCACATTCTTGTCCAGCAGGAGACATGATTTAACTTTACTGCAGCTAGGTAACCCTTACAGGTCCCCCTGCCCCTTTAtctggacagtaaaaaaaaaaaaatcagcacattgatgagctcatctctctgtcactctgctttctcttcCTGTCAGTATGCTCCTTGTTAGCATAATCTAATTCAGCACAACTGTCTTTGTGTTCTTCCCCTCTTCCCCCAGAATGGGTTGTGCTGTACAGGTATTGCAGTAGACTGATATCAGATATCATTCAGATACATACACTGCTAACATTTAAATTGATTTGGGTCCTTTATGTCTGCTATATTACCTTTAAACCTGTTACAAGCCCGGACAGAGCTGATAATGAAAAACTGCTTAAACTAGGGTTTACTTTAACCCTTGCTGGGCACTGCTTCCTGTTTTGCACATCAAATGGCAAACCCAACGTTGCTATTTTTTGCATGCACATTACAGACGTGAAAGTCTGTGAAGGACTTCAAATTGGTAGTAGTATGTAATAGTTCAGGTTGCTTCTAACTTTAGTGTAAGGGCTATGGATTAAAACAAGATCATGGTTGTCTCCCAACCCCGGAACAGTTTGATCCCAGAAGGGGTGTCCGGGGATGCTAGACTTTAGCCCTAACCTTACTCCTGGATTTTCAGATTGTctacaccaggggtgtcaaactcaatttcattgtgggccgcatcagcattatcatTGTCCTCAAAAGAGcctgttgtatctgtaagattagatgtccagcgcatcccttccccttacattagctgtcaagagccaccccaccatcagaagttgagtcccccactctcccttatatcacagtgcaccctcctttccttatgctgcttctgggaagaagctggatgcatttcttgaaagcagaaagtacaaggtctggaggaggaccagaggagggttggagctctcctgcagctgcaggagaggtgcgagggccacatgaaatgacatggagggccggatttggctcgcaagccttgtgtttgacatctgTGGTCTACACTATTTAGAATGTTTACCTTTGTTAACACCATGCTATGTCATATGTACATATCCAAATGATCCACTCATTGATAAATCTCAATGTATGACATTGCTTATTTTCGTTCTTTGATTCGTTGCTCTTTGCAATaaaagttattgaaaaaaaaaaaaaaacaagatcatGGTTGCCACTGCAGCCATGAGCTTGTTTAACCCTTTGGCTGCCATAATGTATACAATGTATGGAGAGGTTACAGATAGGGGTCTGGGATATAAATTGTCCCTGGCAGTGAAAGGACTAATATGAATTGCTCTTTTCTGTTTAGACTCTGTAAACCCCTTTATATGTAATTGACCTTGTTAGATGAATTAGGGTAGTATTTAATAAATGCAAAATTTCTATAGTTTTGGACTTTTGTCAAAAAATcacttatgctgtgtacacacaatcggaaattccgacaagaaaagtttgatgtgagcttttgggtggaaattccgaccgtgtctaGGCTACATCAGACATTttcttttggaatttccgacagcaaaaatttgagagctggttctcaatttttccaacaagaaaagttcttgtcggaaattccgatcgtctgaatgcaattccaacgcgcaaaaaaaacatgcatgctcggaatcaatttgatgcatgctcggaatcattgaactttatttttctcggcttgttgtagtgttcggAATTTtatgtgaccgcgtgtatgcaacacaagtttgagccaacattccatctgaaaaaaatccacggttttcttgtcggaatttccgatcgtgtgtacgcggcattagttggcCTAAACTccagtgtttacacacacagctcccggtccccgctctgtaacgagcgatcgcgtgtgcccggcggcaatcgcgtccgccgggcacacgcacgggagtcggagccgacgtagaatgacgtggtctcgcccaggagagccgacctgccgccggcggctggtcggctagtggttaagaagcattggcggaagtgacgttttgacataaCTTCCGCCCTGTTAttctatggagacgggtgggggccatcttgccctcactcgtatcccagctgtgcaggaggaaggacccgatcgcctctgccgctgctgacggctccggtaagcggcggagggtgtgggagagcggcgggaggggggccctctcccgccaccgataacggtgatcttgcggcgaatccgccacggagaccaccattatcgttaacaggaccgctcacaggaaagatgaatatctcggttgtggcagcagctgctgccgttaccgagatatccatctttaaaatgccgacgtatatatatatacgtgagcgggtccttaaggtATTACTCTTGGTGTAAATGATCTGGTTCCTGGGCAAGTGGCTTCTATACCCCAGAGGATTTCCACAGTCTCCTTGGCTTGTAGTGTGATGTAAAAAGAGTTGAAATTGAAGCATTACATCACTACTAAGAGAACCAACTTTATTCCATTAAAGGTCAGGGGTACAATTTCAAACAGTATCCAACGTGTTTTTGGGGGTCTAATTGCCCCCTTGATCAGGGCTTGACTGGCAACAAAGCGAACATACCAGAAGTAAACTGGACCTATAATGGCATTCCTTATGGTATGAATTCAAAGCACAGCTTGTCCCGTCCTGACCAGGAGAAGGCACAGTGACAATTGCCAGCAGCTATTACCACTGGCAATCATCGGATGAAATACCcaacagactggttgtacccaaattgatcGATCAATGAACTGGGAAAATCAGTtttcccatacatggttcgaatctcagctggtCCCTCCTGAGCCGGCCAAGAttctaaggggtagattcagaaagggcttcctaactttgcggcggcgtagcatatcgtgtttatactacgccgccgtaagttagcgaggcaagtacatgattcacaaagtacttgcctgctaagttacggcggtgtagcgtaaattgggcgggcttaatggcgcctaatttaaatttagctgagggggcgtgttttatgttaatggggcttgacctgacgtgattgacgtattttacgaacggcgcatgcgccgcccgcctacatatcccagtgtgtattgcggcaaagtacgctggcctaactcttactgaatctagcccaaactgtctatggctggcttaacactaccctctccagACAGTGCTGCTGTCTCAGAGTGTTATTTCACAGATAAAGGAGACCCCCTAATGTTGATCTACACCTGGAGAATTTTGTTTGAACATTCAAACGAGAAAGTATAAAAATGACTTGTTCAACCATTCCACGGTGCCTTCATGGACTCAACAGATTTTGAATGATTTTTCATTCAAGTACCATGTCAATGTCTTGATTTTTGTGAAATGAGCTATCTATCTACTTCTGGATTAACTTTGACAAGAGCATGCACATAAGactagttacattttttttcagccagGAGTGAATTCAACGATTAGAAATTTCCTATTAGATTTGATAAGAATTTTCTATTCTTGTCTTTCAATTTTTTCACTCACTCTGGTTAAAGTAGATTATCAATAGATTTTAACTCTTAGTTAATCAAACAAATGTTCTGAAAACAACAATTAAGGCCAGCTTAAAACAGGACGTgttttactggctggatcaccacaTAAAATTAAAAGGAATAAAAAGACGAAAAAaagactaatgcagccaccacatctaatgccgcgtacacacggtcgtttttcggcatgaaaaaaaacaacgtttttccaacttcatcattaaaaattatgttgcccacacaccaatcgtttttgaaaaattatgaacaaagcgcagtgacgtacaaaacgtacgacggcactctaaaggggaagttctattcgcctttgggctgcttttagctgattccttgttagtaaaagacgatttgcgcttttttgtctgttacagcgtgatgaatgtgcttactccattatgaatggtagttttaccagaacgagcgctcccgtctcataacttgcttctgggcatgcgcgggtttaaaacgtcgttttagcccacacacgatcattttttacaacccgaagccgaaaaacgatgtgaagcccacacacaatcattttaaatgacgttttaaaaaaacgtcattttttttcatgccgaaaaacgatcgtgtgtacgcggcataaggcttagtAAACTGCAATATGTTACATTTGTGGTTCTGGGTTTAAATAGGCTTTAaggatcagggccgccatcaggaattatggggccccttacacagcttaaggcatgggccccctggagcagagaactgggggggtggggaggggttgTGCTaccgtctgaaattgagaagcggggggggggggggaggtggctggaagaaattaagaaaaatatatataaaaaaaaggggatcctctgggccctttaatgaaaagaaataaaaaatatatatttttttatttttaaaaaggggggttgccagctggggccctggggaccactgagccctatatatatatatatatatatatatatatatatacacaaattattattattttttataaaaagaaattacaaaaaaaaggggttgccatccgggacctctgggccctttaataataataaaaaaataaacctctgggccctttaataaaaaataaataaaaacaaatatatataaaaaaaaatagacatttttaaaaacaaaggcgAGCTTccatcctgggccctttaatctccgggcccctggggagctcctgacccctaaaaaaaaaaaaattgtccctttaataaaaaatttaataaaaatataaaaaatgtttttttcttataaaaaaaaaaggggggggggttgccatcctgggccctggggacctccgggccccttacagttgtactgcctgtacccccctgatggcggccctgtttagGATACATCTAATTGTTATCAGCAACCATCTTATGTTTCCTTTGCTTTTGTTTTCATTAAAGTACCCCGCAGTTTTTGCTGCAGGTCAGTCATTTTCTTAATGACAGCTGCTGCTCACGATGATGTACTTTTAATGTATAATTGGTAGTTCAGAGCAGAGATAATATACAACCATTTGTAGAATTGTAAATTGCTTCAAGATTACCCATTACTTTACCACCAAGACTCACGCCCTGTCTAATGGACAAATGTCCTTCTGGAGATTGATGGTCTTAATAACTTTAATATCAAGGACACTTTGCCTTTATTTTATGGCCGCCACTTAATATTTTTACAATCAGTATAAAGCATATTGAGAATCGCTTTAACTCCCATTCACATAAATTGGATATGAAAGTCATTAGCAAAGCATTATCATATTAGCATTATTTCATTATATTAAAGCTACATGAATGTCAGTATCGCATATACATAAATTCTGCAGCTACAAAATGTATGTACATCAGCTAATAAATAGTGATACCAGTCAAAGATTTATGCACACTGCTATTTCCACTGAGGTACTGCTAGCTTTGACTCTCATCTGCCACATACTGGACCTTCTATATTTGTAAAATGAGTTAATGGACAGGAAATAAATCACGAATCGCTTTAAATTACAAGTGTGTTCGTTTTTAAATCCTATTGATCACATGGTTTATATAAACTGTCTAAAtacaatgttatatatatatatatatatatatatatatatatatatatactgtatttattggtgtataatactcacttttttaccctgaaaatagatggtaaactgtgtctgcgtgttatacgcagggggatgtggaaagttttttttcctgaaacttggctcttaaagttagggtgcgtgttatacgcctgtgcatgttatacgccgataaatacggtatatatatttaaaatatacatttctaAAATGAATGCTATGTTCAAAGTGTAGCAATCCATATCACTTATTAAGCAATTATTTTTCAGCCCTAAATTGATGGAAGGCGGAATCTAATTGGTTGCTAGGAGTTACTGCACTTTGCTCATCATCACCGCTCTATGCGTTCCTTAGCAAACAGGCTGGTGCATTTAATTGCGACAGCATCTGTTATCAAGAAAGTAAATGTTTAGTACTTACCATTATAGAGAACACAAATGCGACAATGTTTATAGGATATGCAGGGCAGAAACAGGCGAATATCGATAAGATCAGGTAATTGCTGGGCATGGGAGGTGGCGTGGATTCATTGTCAATGTTAGTCCCTGGGCTCTCTTCTAAAGCCCTTTTGATTTCTGGACTGGAAGGAGTTTGAGACATGGAAAATTCAGTGCACAGAAAGGGGTCTATCCAGAAAAGTTCAGCTGTCTTCTTTGAGGCTGAGGGGCGGCTATGAAACCCAAGTTGGGATTCAAGTAAGAAGTGATCTCATCTCGGCTGATGCCTGATCAGCAACGGAGCAACAGCAAGGGTGCTAGTGAAAGAAGGCAGACACAAAGACTTGCATATAGTCCTCAGAAGTGAAATGCAGATCTGTAGCCTTGTCTCTTAAAAGCTGGTATTGCTATTTGATGCCTAGTGCAGGTCAGTTTCATCTTGGACAGAGCTGTTTATCCTGTGTGGGATACTTGCAAGTATTGTAGGACTTTTAATCTCACATTATCTCACTTGGATTGTAGTGCGGCTCTACAATGAATTCCCaaacataatggggttgatttactaaacgctAATAGACTGGAAGAAATTTGCCCcacagcttagtgaatgaggtgaagcactGCTGTAttgcatcatccaatcatgtgcaagcaaaatgttttttaaaaatgtccttgcatgtgattgggtgtttTTTTGCATACTAAAAACTTCACACATTCattaagctctggggcaactggCAGCTGGTGTGTGTCTTGCTATCCTAACTCGAATACCTACATGTAGGAGAGgctccataggatgctgcaagagaaaggagtCATCCTGAAATAGGAAACCTGGGAGAGTGGTCATACGGTGTGCTTTTGCACCTCCTACATGtacatacttacctggcaggggagacaccatgatcatgaaggtggttctcccagggcgaggcacggctattg
This window encodes:
- the TMEM233 gene encoding transmembrane protein 233 produces the protein MSQTPSSPEIKRALEESPGTNIDNESTPPPMPSNYLILSIFACFCPAYPINIVAFVFSIMALNSYNDGDIDGSKRLGRNALYVAIASILIGLAVITTYCVVHFTTHTV